The proteins below are encoded in one region of Gambusia affinis linkage group LG07, SWU_Gaff_1.0, whole genome shotgun sequence:
- the hemk1 gene encoding MTRF1L release factor glutamine methyltransferase isoform X2: MWWRRTLSSSYRCYLERRRSGAKIWRCLTRPTCGAPAVPAGRITALQALDVWKRHFVENGVTEPEQSSQHIIAHLLGAKTIESVEQQRLAEFLSKEETQQVWRLCSKRLSRMPVQFIIEEWDFRDLTLKMRPPVFIPRPETEELVELVLTDLQNHPGSTETPPTCLEVGCGSGAISLSLLKSLPQLEAFALERSQDAVDLSRENASRLGLQDRLKVYHMDVIKDAEKMPGLFSSISVLVSNPPYLFSEDMATLEPEISRFEDRAALDGGEDGLNVIRQILTLAPDFLSNRGRIYLEVDPRHPALIRRWVEDNVEELRFVETRQDVSGKPRFCILQKEESHKAPEVDQD, encoded by the exons ATGTGGTGGAGACGGACCCTTAGCTCGAGCTACCGATGCTATTTGGAACGCAGGCGCAGTGGGGCAAAG ATTTGGCGCTGCCTCACCAGACCCACATGCGGCGCTCCGGCCGTTCCTGCGGGCCGGATCACTGCGCTTCAGGCTCTGGACGTTTGGAAGAGGCACTTTGTGGAGAACGGTGTGACGGAGCCGGAACAGTCAAGCCAACACATCATCGCTCATCTGCTTGGAGCGAAAACA ATAGAAAGTGTCGAGCAGCAGAGGTTAGCAGAGTTCCTCAGCAAAGAGGAAACGCAGCAGGTGTGGCGGCTCTGCTCCAAACGTCTCTCCAG AATGCCGGTGCAGTTCATCATTGAGGAGTGGGACTTCAGAGACCTGACGCTGAAGATGAGGCCTCCTGTTTTCATTCCCAGGCCTGAAACCGAG GAGTTGGTAGAACTGGTGCTCACAGATCTGCAGAATCATCCCGGGTCCACAGAGACGCCGCCAACGTGTTTGGAAGTGGGTTGCGGTTCTGGTGCCATTTCTCTCAGCCTGCTGAAGAGCCTCCCTCAG ctcgaAGCCTTTGCCTTGGAGCGAAGCCAGGATGCGGTTGATTTAAGCCGGGAGAATGCGTCGAG GTTGGGGCTTCAGGACAGACTAAAGGTTTATCATATGGATGTGATAAAAg ACGCAGAAAAGATGCCAGGTCTGTTTAGCTCCATTTCAGTGCTGGTCAGTAACCCTCCTTACCTGTTTTCAGAGGACATGGCAACCCTGGAGCCGGAAATTTCTAG GTTCGAGGATCGCGCCGCCTTAGATGGAGGTGAAGATGGACTAAATGTGATCAGACAGATTTTAACTCTGGCTCCAGACTTTCTGTCAAACAGAGG CCGGATTTACTTGGAGGTGGACCCCAGACACCCCGCGCTCATTCGCCGCTGGGTGGAGGACAACGTGGAGGAGCTGCGCTTCGTGGAAACACGGCAAGACGTCAGCGGCAA GCCTCGTTTCTGCATCCTCCAGAAAGAGGAGTCACATAAGGCCCCTGAGGTGGATCAGGATTGA
- the hemk1 gene encoding MTRF1L release factor glutamine methyltransferase isoform X1, translating to MWWRRTLSSSYRCYLERRRSGAKIWRCLTRPTCGAPAVPAGRITALQALDVWKRHFVENGVTEPEQSSQHIIAHLLGAKTIESVEQQRLAEFLSKEETQQVWRLCSKRLSRMPVQFIIEEWDFRDLTLKMRPPVFIPRPETEELVELVLTDLQNHPGSTETPPTCLEVGCGSGAISLSLLKSLPQLEAFALERSQDAVDLSRENASRLGLQDRLKVYHMDVIKDAEKMPGLFSSISVLVSNPPYLFSEDMATLEPEISRFEDRAALDGGEDGLNVIRQILTLAPDFLSNRGRIYLEVDPRHPALIRRWVEDNVEELRFVETRQDVSGLVSASSRKRSHIRPLRWIRIEKPRSYYAGFSSGRLGSARPPHT from the exons ATGTGGTGGAGACGGACCCTTAGCTCGAGCTACCGATGCTATTTGGAACGCAGGCGCAGTGGGGCAAAG ATTTGGCGCTGCCTCACCAGACCCACATGCGGCGCTCCGGCCGTTCCTGCGGGCCGGATCACTGCGCTTCAGGCTCTGGACGTTTGGAAGAGGCACTTTGTGGAGAACGGTGTGACGGAGCCGGAACAGTCAAGCCAACACATCATCGCTCATCTGCTTGGAGCGAAAACA ATAGAAAGTGTCGAGCAGCAGAGGTTAGCAGAGTTCCTCAGCAAAGAGGAAACGCAGCAGGTGTGGCGGCTCTGCTCCAAACGTCTCTCCAG AATGCCGGTGCAGTTCATCATTGAGGAGTGGGACTTCAGAGACCTGACGCTGAAGATGAGGCCTCCTGTTTTCATTCCCAGGCCTGAAACCGAG GAGTTGGTAGAACTGGTGCTCACAGATCTGCAGAATCATCCCGGGTCCACAGAGACGCCGCCAACGTGTTTGGAAGTGGGTTGCGGTTCTGGTGCCATTTCTCTCAGCCTGCTGAAGAGCCTCCCTCAG ctcgaAGCCTTTGCCTTGGAGCGAAGCCAGGATGCGGTTGATTTAAGCCGGGAGAATGCGTCGAG GTTGGGGCTTCAGGACAGACTAAAGGTTTATCATATGGATGTGATAAAAg ACGCAGAAAAGATGCCAGGTCTGTTTAGCTCCATTTCAGTGCTGGTCAGTAACCCTCCTTACCTGTTTTCAGAGGACATGGCAACCCTGGAGCCGGAAATTTCTAG GTTCGAGGATCGCGCCGCCTTAGATGGAGGTGAAGATGGACTAAATGTGATCAGACAGATTTTAACTCTGGCTCCAGACTTTCTGTCAAACAGAGG CCGGATTTACTTGGAGGTGGACCCCAGACACCCCGCGCTCATTCGCCGCTGGGTGGAGGACAACGTGGAGGAGCTGCGCTTCGTGGAAACACGGCAAGACGTCAGCG GCCTCGTTTCTGCATCCTCCAGAAAGAGGAGTCACATAAGGCCCCTGAGGTGGATCAGGATTGAGAAACCCAGATCCTATTACGCTGGCTTTAGCTCAGGTCGGCTCGGCTCGGCTCGACCGCCCCACACCTGA
- the hemk1 gene encoding MTRF1L release factor glutamine methyltransferase isoform X3, with the protein MWWRRTLSSSYRCYLERRRSGAKIWRCLTRPTCGAPAVPAGRITALQALDVWKRHFVENGVTEPEQSSQHIIAHLLGAKTIESVEQQRLAEFLSKEETQQVWRLCSKRLSRMPVQFIIEEWDFRDLTLKMRPPVFIPRPETEELVELVLTDLQNHPGSTETPPTCLEVGCGSGAISLSLLKSLPQLEAFALERSQDAVDLSRENASRLGLQDRLKVYHMDVIKEDMATLEPEISRFEDRAALDGGEDGLNVIRQILTLAPDFLSNRGRIYLEVDPRHPALIRRWVEDNVEELRFVETRQDVSGLVSASSRKRSHIRPLRWIRIEKPRSYYAGFSSGRLGSARPPHT; encoded by the exons ATGTGGTGGAGACGGACCCTTAGCTCGAGCTACCGATGCTATTTGGAACGCAGGCGCAGTGGGGCAAAG ATTTGGCGCTGCCTCACCAGACCCACATGCGGCGCTCCGGCCGTTCCTGCGGGCCGGATCACTGCGCTTCAGGCTCTGGACGTTTGGAAGAGGCACTTTGTGGAGAACGGTGTGACGGAGCCGGAACAGTCAAGCCAACACATCATCGCTCATCTGCTTGGAGCGAAAACA ATAGAAAGTGTCGAGCAGCAGAGGTTAGCAGAGTTCCTCAGCAAAGAGGAAACGCAGCAGGTGTGGCGGCTCTGCTCCAAACGTCTCTCCAG AATGCCGGTGCAGTTCATCATTGAGGAGTGGGACTTCAGAGACCTGACGCTGAAGATGAGGCCTCCTGTTTTCATTCCCAGGCCTGAAACCGAG GAGTTGGTAGAACTGGTGCTCACAGATCTGCAGAATCATCCCGGGTCCACAGAGACGCCGCCAACGTGTTTGGAAGTGGGTTGCGGTTCTGGTGCCATTTCTCTCAGCCTGCTGAAGAGCCTCCCTCAG ctcgaAGCCTTTGCCTTGGAGCGAAGCCAGGATGCGGTTGATTTAAGCCGGGAGAATGCGTCGAG GTTGGGGCTTCAGGACAGACTAAAGGTTTATCATATGGATGTGATAAAAg AGGACATGGCAACCCTGGAGCCGGAAATTTCTAG GTTCGAGGATCGCGCCGCCTTAGATGGAGGTGAAGATGGACTAAATGTGATCAGACAGATTTTAACTCTGGCTCCAGACTTTCTGTCAAACAGAGG CCGGATTTACTTGGAGGTGGACCCCAGACACCCCGCGCTCATTCGCCGCTGGGTGGAGGACAACGTGGAGGAGCTGCGCTTCGTGGAAACACGGCAAGACGTCAGCG GCCTCGTTTCTGCATCCTCCAGAAAGAGGAGTCACATAAGGCCCCTGAGGTGGATCAGGATTGAGAAACCCAGATCCTATTACGCTGGCTTTAGCTCAGGTCGGCTCGGCTCGGCTCGACCGCCCCACACCTGA
- the hemk1 gene encoding MTRF1L release factor glutamine methyltransferase isoform X4 — MWWRRTLSSSYRCYLERRRSGAKIWRCLTRPTCGAPAVPAGRITALQALDVWKRHFVENGVTEPEQSSQHIIAHLLGAKTIESVEQQRLAEFLSKEETQQVWRLCSKRLSRMPVQFIIEEWDFRDLTLKMRPPVFIPRPETEELVELVLTDLQNHPGSTETPPTCLEVGCGSGAISLSLLKSLPQLEAFALERSQDAVDLSRENASRLGLQDRLKVYHMDVIKDAEKMPGLFSSISVLVSNPPYLFSEDMATLEPEISRFEDRAALDGGEDGLNVIRQILTLAPDFLSNRGTGPL; from the exons ATGTGGTGGAGACGGACCCTTAGCTCGAGCTACCGATGCTATTTGGAACGCAGGCGCAGTGGGGCAAAG ATTTGGCGCTGCCTCACCAGACCCACATGCGGCGCTCCGGCCGTTCCTGCGGGCCGGATCACTGCGCTTCAGGCTCTGGACGTTTGGAAGAGGCACTTTGTGGAGAACGGTGTGACGGAGCCGGAACAGTCAAGCCAACACATCATCGCTCATCTGCTTGGAGCGAAAACA ATAGAAAGTGTCGAGCAGCAGAGGTTAGCAGAGTTCCTCAGCAAAGAGGAAACGCAGCAGGTGTGGCGGCTCTGCTCCAAACGTCTCTCCAG AATGCCGGTGCAGTTCATCATTGAGGAGTGGGACTTCAGAGACCTGACGCTGAAGATGAGGCCTCCTGTTTTCATTCCCAGGCCTGAAACCGAG GAGTTGGTAGAACTGGTGCTCACAGATCTGCAGAATCATCCCGGGTCCACAGAGACGCCGCCAACGTGTTTGGAAGTGGGTTGCGGTTCTGGTGCCATTTCTCTCAGCCTGCTGAAGAGCCTCCCTCAG ctcgaAGCCTTTGCCTTGGAGCGAAGCCAGGATGCGGTTGATTTAAGCCGGGAGAATGCGTCGAG GTTGGGGCTTCAGGACAGACTAAAGGTTTATCATATGGATGTGATAAAAg ACGCAGAAAAGATGCCAGGTCTGTTTAGCTCCATTTCAGTGCTGGTCAGTAACCCTCCTTACCTGTTTTCAGAGGACATGGCAACCCTGGAGCCGGAAATTTCTAG GTTCGAGGATCGCGCCGCCTTAGATGGAGGTGAAGATGGACTAAATGTGATCAGACAGATTTTAACTCTGGCTCCAGACTTTCTGTCAAACAGAGG AACGGGCCCTCTCTGA
- the cish gene encoding cytokine-inducible SH2-containing protein has product MILCERGPRSLLPAAPSSQAPWGMREGTAAIAPCFQSKPPKWDPTKDLRAIASNFCYLENSGWYWGAITAAQAHAALQDTPEGAFLVRDSSHPLYMLTLSVRTARGPTSIRIQYSGAQFLLDSSSGARASLSSFPNVPSLVQHYMGAERKAEERRAEEQAAPAKPSEPPAQEASVVLKLKRAVYKPQNLPTLQHLTRLVINRHSAGAEQLPLPKPLLRFLQDYPFKV; this is encoded by the exons ATGATTCTTTGTGAACGAGG ACCCAGGTCTCTTCTCCCTGCTGCTCCATCTTCTCAGGCCCCGTGGGGCATGCGGGAGGGAACAGCCGCCATTGCCCCGTGCTTTCAGAGCAAACCCCCAAAATGGGACCCCACCAAGGACCTGAGGGCGATTGCCAGCAACTTCTGCTACCTAGAAAATTCAG gttgGTACTGGGGAGCCATCACTGCAGCCCAGGCCCACGCCGCCCTGCAGGACACCCCAGAAGGAGCCTTCCTGGTGCGGGACAGCAGCCACCCCCTGTACATGCTGACCCTGTCGGTCAGGACGGCGCGCGGACCCACCAGCATCCGGATCCAGTACAGCGGCGCCCAGTTCCTGCTGGACTCCAGCTCCGGGGCGCGGGCCAGCCTCTCGTCCTTCCCCAACGTCCCCAGCTTGGTGCAGCACTACATGGGGGCGGAGCGGAAAGCGGAGGAGCGCAGGGCGGAGGAGCAGGCGGCGCCGGCCAAACCCTCCGAGCCGCCGGCCCAGGAGGCGTCGGTGGTGCTGAAGCTGAAGCGGGCTGTGTACAAACCTCAGAACCTCCCGACTCTGCAGCACCTGACACGCCTCGTCATCAACAGACACAGCGCCGGCGCGGAGCAGCTGCCGCTTCCCAAGCCGCTGCTGCGTTTCCTGCAGGACTACCCCTTCAAGGTGTGA